One Mesotoga sp. Brook.08.105.5.1 genomic region harbors:
- a CDS encoding ISL3 family transposase codes for MNRTLLKTVCIDDFATRKGHTYGTLMVDYETSKVVDMIPSRDTGEVTEWLRGYPEIEVVSRDGSIGYAKAVAEALPGALQVSDRFHLVKNLIDGAREYIRRTIPPRIKLKEVVGENQTVRKLTKAEIKRRETEEAKNELVGTVKEMYLKGYSVSAISRELKIDCRTATKYVKHQGRMLSASRERRSILDPYKETIITLNHERKTIASIFRVIAKEGYKGSYRNLNAFLAEHNEGLGRRHRKTSPEKILRRGLLISFLHNDISRFKVEDQEKIEEYLKTNKNLQNLCSAVNDFRDIFRVKDDSRLENWLEKVKKFNIRELTTFARGIERDIEAVKNAIRTEFSNGVIEGVINKLKVIKRIMYGRCSFELLRVKVIMS; via the coding sequence ATAAATAGAACGCTTCTCAAAACAGTCTGCATAGATGATTTCGCAACCAGGAAGGGCCACACATATGGCACATTAATGGTAGACTATGAGACCTCAAAGGTTGTAGATATGATTCCATCAAGGGATACTGGCGAAGTTACAGAGTGGTTGAGAGGATATCCCGAAATAGAAGTGGTATCAAGAGATGGGTCAATAGGATATGCGAAGGCTGTAGCAGAAGCTTTGCCCGGGGCACTACAGGTAAGTGATCGTTTTCATCTGGTTAAGAACCTTATCGATGGAGCAAGGGAGTATATTAGACGCACAATACCTCCCAGAATAAAGCTGAAAGAAGTAGTTGGCGAAAATCAAACAGTGAGAAAACTTACCAAGGCCGAAATCAAACGTAGAGAAACAGAAGAAGCGAAGAATGAGCTTGTTGGGACTGTCAAAGAAATGTACCTGAAGGGATACTCAGTAAGTGCCATTTCCAGAGAACTAAAGATAGATTGCCGGACAGCAACAAAATACGTTAAGCATCAGGGAAGGATGCTGAGCGCCTCAAGAGAAAGAAGAAGCATACTCGACCCATACAAAGAGACTATAATCACTCTTAATCATGAAAGAAAGACAATAGCCAGCATATTCAGAGTAATCGCTAAAGAAGGTTATAAAGGTTCATACAGGAATTTGAACGCATTCTTGGCTGAACACAACGAAGGTTTGGGAAGAAGGCACAGAAAGACTTCTCCCGAAAAGATTCTTAGAAGAGGACTGTTGATCTCATTTCTACACAACGATATCTCAAGGTTCAAAGTGGAAGATCAAGAGAAGATAGAAGAGTATCTCAAGACAAACAAGAACCTTCAAAACCTCTGCTCGGCAGTTAACGACTTCAGAGACATATTTAGAGTCAAAGATGATTCAAGGCTTGAAAACTGGTTGGAAAAAGTAAAAAAGTTCAATATCCGTGAGCTAACAACCTTCGCCAGGGGAATAGAAAGAGACATTGAGGCAGTTAAGAATGCGATCAGGACTGAGTTTAGCAATGGAGTCATAGAAGGCGTCATAAACAAGCTTAAGGTGATTAAGCGGATAATGTACGGGAGATGTTCATTTGAACTATTGCGAGTGAAGGTGATCATGAGTTAG